The region TTTCTGTTCACATTTTCAATGGAGAGTTGCAAAAAGTAAATATCGCACATTCAGAGGCAATACACACACGAAAAGTGCATATTTTGGCATTAAATTTATTCTCTCAATGGATTATGGCCATCATATTACATTTCTTCAATCATATCTGTCCCATTATGCTTCAAAGGCCTGCTATATACTCCCATAAAACATCAATgttttaatcataaatacaagtTGCTTGAATTCTGCACTTTCTTCAAGActagaaaatattaatgtaaaCACATTTCTGGCTTTCACCCAGTGAAAcagattgcatttttttatttaaaaataattctaaCATTTAAGAGAAAATATGGTATGAAGAAACATATTTTGGGGTTGTTATGCAGCACACACCACAGGCTCCATTGCATGACCACATTAGACAtgcattttgaagaaatttcaTACCACATAATCAGGTTACCGCTTTCCTCATCTGGTCCAGTTAAGTGCCACAATGCCTGACCAAGggatatatatcaaaataatactATAAGAACTCTCCCACTGGGCCTGGTGCATCTATCCTCTCATGACTTtgttgtataggcctatgtatccCTGGTACTAGTATTTTCAAGTCTTAGGGTCATTGTAAAGTGACCAAACACTGATATGAGTGTCTTTGCTTCCCGCAGCCATCAAGTAACCTTTACTATCTGTTCTTGAAGAGAAATCAAGAGAGTTGACTGTTTCAGAATGGTAGTTTAGAACAGCCAAAGGCTTTAGCTTCTTCCAAGTCCACACACGAATTCTAAAatagaaatacaaattaaaaaaaaacatgtcggATGCATACCGGTATTAAAGAGTAAAGCACAAGTCTGCAAACTAATGGACAATTAAACTGcacaaaacaaattattaataaacttAACCTCTCATCTTCTAGTACCCAAAATCTTGTCAGCTCAATGGTATCAAAACTTTACAAACTGTATCTCTTTTCAGCTTTAAGTCAACCAATTGAGCAATGAAACTGAAAgtaaattcttacaaaatatcTTCACAATGCAATAGTTTGCTGTTTTGATCCATTTGTGATCaaggaaaaatagaaaaatgtaaATCTTACCTGGAATCCCATCCACCTGACACCAAGATCTTGTTGTCGTCTCGTAATGAGAGTGATGCTACTCCAGGATTTGTCAAGGTTATCTCTTTATCTAGAGTTATCTCACCCTagatgtaaaaaaattgaagtagATAATTAAAATTGGTTGTTAGTATAACTTTTCACTAATGTTAATAAAAGGCTGATTGATTGAAGATTAGTGTCATCACATTTGTTGCCATTCTTTGGAGAAATGTGTCATTAACTCTGACAGTGTCAATAGGTTTGTTAGCTGCAAGATTCTACGATAACAGTAACAATAGCACTTTTCTTGTGGCCACAAATCTACATATATATCTGTTCCAAAATATCTAGATAGGTTTTCATCTGAGTGCAGTCAAATCAATGCCTACACCAATGTCATCAAGACTTTTAAATTAAACACTATGACTTCTTAAATCTTTGACCTTCGTCAGAGAATCATCATTCACATGTCCATACAACAGCTAAGTACGAATTTGATCCCGAAATATGGCAAGAAAGAGATAATGAACATTGTGACCATTAAACTTTGACATCATGACCCCTAAATACAACATCACcatcatgtcaacattttgTGAACAGATGACATTTCAATGTAGATGAGGACCTATGTGGCCTTTGACTTCATAACCCCCAATTCTAATAAGATCATTCTCCCTccaatatgcatacatgtaccaagtttgaaaaaaaaaatattcagttaTTGCAAGAAAGatatctatatttcaatataaGACCTCCATGATCATTGACCTTTCTTTGACTTTGATGCTCCAAAAAAGTAGTAAAGACCATTATTACTTCATTTTAAAGATGCATGTTTGACGTTGATTGTCAAATGTCTCTAGTTATcgcaagaacaaaaaaaaaatgaatagacagACTATTCTATTCCAAACATTATGAAACACACTGCAGTTTAACTTTTAAAATTACCTGGGATGTCATAGACCATGAAACTAGCTGATCAGTTGATGAGCCTGAGACACCTCTATTAGACTCTGAGCAATACTCCATACACATAACTGAacataaaagaataataaaatgagTGGGAACCTAGTTGCAGATTGAAAACATACACAGAAAGCTCAATAATTTTACACCAAACCTACTTAAAAAAAGGTCGAGTCTTAGATATGTACGAGTACTTGAAATTTTGCAACCAAATCTTAAGGTCAATTTGGAAAATGAGtaaaatttcaatgttgatatTTAGAAATGTCCTTGATAAAAAAGTGTTTGCTTGTACTTCAAGCAATAGCTGCAAGTTACTATTTTTCAAGTATACTGTGATACATTCTTAACAAACTCTTTAAATAGTTTACACTTTATACACCACTTATTGATATCATAATAGCTGCTTTACAGGCAGGTTTAAGATACAACTTTTGTAACAAGCCAATATTGATAAACAGATCAATATAAAAAAGCTACTCTTTCTTGCACATGTCTCTTTATTTTCAAGTGTGTCTTGTGAACGAAAATTGCATTGCAAATCTAAAGGTGCCTTATTGCCACTAATTgctataaataattttaataagaATTACAATCAATACAAACCTGGTTCTTGATGTAGTTTATTCTCACTCTCTATACAGCAAGATGATAGATTCCATGCAACTACACTGCCATTTTCGTAACCAATCAAGAGCCGCGTCTCATCTATGAACTTCATACACATCGGCATACCTGTGTGAATAATCATTTTAGTCTGCAACATCTAACAAGCATCCAATTCATGACAAATGCCCAGGCTGCAATAAATTCTGATTGTGATTTCTCAAAGACAGTGATAGAATAGGAGTTTGATAGAAATGTTGCTTTAGAATAATTGA is a window of Lytechinus variegatus isolate NC3 chromosome 2, Lvar_3.0, whole genome shotgun sequence DNA encoding:
- the LOC121409100 gene encoding guanine nucleotide-binding protein subunit beta-like protein 1; amino-acid sequence: MARRSPDPIFVLRGSNAPVSCVRFALDSSSYREHILSGCTSGHVKIWDLSSRRCISSLDGHRGQGILTIEGMNNGQILSHGRDGYVHIWELAEGRYDIKTSITSATTNFCQTALWQKHGNGSLAVSGGQISEVRVISLDGHHEKAKLQPSHGHKPLGMPMCMKFIDETRLLIGYENGSVVAWNLSSCCIESENKLHQEPVMCMEYCSESNRGVSGSSTDQLVSWSMTSQGEITLDKEITLTNPGVASLSLRDDNKILVSGGWDSRIRVWTWKKLKPLAVLNYHSETVNSLDFSSRTDSKGYLMAAGSKDTHISVWSLYNDPKT